Proteins co-encoded in one Saprospira grandis genomic window:
- a CDS encoding glycerophosphodiester phosphodiesterase family protein has protein sequence MMKRQNTFLLWLLPLFFGLYSCANVSEPQEGEKEQVEAEPKRPKMSSFKFREIDIQGHRGCRGLMPENSIPAFMKALELGVRTLELDVVVTQDSQVVVSHEPWVSHLLANKLDGNPIGPNEERRFNIYKMPYSELIKYDCGSLPHPYFPTQQKMKVIKPRLLDVVKSVNLFEMKAELEKPIHYNIEIKRLPEYDGRYCPPVEEFVDLVLAAIDSAGIAGHTNIQAFDWETLRLVRQKRPKMPISMLVEETDDPQKDLDELGFTPEIYSCHFSMVNDTLVDWVKGHKMQLIPWTVNETADIEAMLAYPLDGIISDYPNRVMDVLMQ, from the coding sequence ATGATGAAGCGACAAAATACTTTTTTACTTTGGCTTTTGCCCCTATTTTTTGGCCTTTACAGTTGTGCTAACGTCTCGGAGCCGCAGGAGGGCGAGAAAGAGCAAGTAGAGGCGGAGCCCAAACGCCCTAAAATGAGTAGTTTTAAATTTAGAGAGATTGATATACAGGGCCATAGAGGCTGCCGTGGCTTGATGCCTGAAAATAGCATTCCGGCCTTTATGAAAGCCTTAGAGTTGGGCGTTCGGACCTTAGAATTGGATGTGGTGGTGACCCAAGACAGCCAAGTAGTTGTTTCGCATGAGCCTTGGGTCTCGCATCTGTTGGCCAATAAATTGGATGGGAATCCCATTGGACCAAATGAAGAGCGGCGTTTTAATATCTACAAAATGCCTTATTCGGAGCTGATTAAATATGATTGTGGGAGTTTGCCTCATCCGTATTTTCCGACTCAGCAGAAGATGAAAGTCATCAAGCCTCGTTTGTTGGATGTGGTCAAATCGGTAAATTTATTTGAGATGAAGGCCGAATTAGAAAAGCCCATACATTATAATATAGAAATTAAGCGATTGCCAGAATATGATGGCCGTTATTGTCCGCCAGTAGAAGAATTTGTAGATTTGGTTTTGGCGGCTATAGATAGTGCGGGTATAGCGGGGCATACGAATATTCAGGCTTTTGATTGGGAAACCCTGCGTTTGGTCCGTCAGAAGCGGCCCAAAATGCCCATATCTATGTTGGTAGAAGAGACGGATGACCCGCAAAAAGATCTGGATGAGCTAGGCTTTACGCCAGAGATTTACAGTTGTCATTTTTCTATGGTCAATGATACTTTGGTAGATTGGGTAAAGGGCCATAAGATGCAGCTCATTCCTTGGACCGTTAATGAAACGGCAGATATAGAAGCCATGTTGGCCTATCCCTTAGACGGGATTATTAGCGATTATCCAAATCGAGTGATGGATGTATTGATGCAGTAG
- a CDS encoding GNAT family N-acetyltransferase, producing the protein MFCNKTKAPLSLLEQEEQPACSALVEAGLCFRLSRNISDLKVAWQSLAPKENKFLQYEYLQALEAHPPQGMGFCYLVFYRDKEAVGLAYYQTYYLDMQESVQKELEGEGLLGSLRKKLQQFFLRQAVFNVLICGNLSLTGEHGFYFKEGHGPKQLAWLQEATDRLQTELELSEQKKYQLQMFKDFALDGVTEQNLQPILQQEGYHRYRIQPGMYMRLPAHWDSFEDYLADMSSKYRVRAKRAAKKGKDLEWRALELEEILAQEKEIYALYRNISDNVDFNAYAFDEQYFSALKRELGEDMQLVACYLEGRLVAFYTAIFSGQTLEAHFLGLEHSLNRSHQLYLNILYALVRMGIYRKVEKIDFARTALEIKSSVGAVAQEFDCYLRHRNRLSSELMKLVFDHLSPKEDWTPRSPFKDMSIVE; encoded by the coding sequence ATGTTTTGTAATAAGACCAAGGCCCCTCTCTCGCTCTTAGAACAAGAAGAACAGCCTGCCTGTAGTGCTTTAGTAGAGGCTGGGCTTTGTTTTCGATTGAGTCGGAATATCTCTGATTTGAAGGTTGCCTGGCAAAGCTTGGCCCCCAAAGAAAACAAATTTTTACAATATGAGTATTTGCAGGCCCTAGAAGCCCATCCTCCTCAAGGTATGGGCTTTTGCTATTTGGTCTTTTATCGAGATAAGGAGGCAGTAGGTTTGGCCTATTATCAGACCTATTATTTGGACATGCAAGAAAGTGTGCAAAAGGAATTGGAAGGCGAGGGGCTCTTGGGGTCTTTGCGCAAGAAGTTGCAGCAGTTTTTTCTGCGTCAGGCAGTTTTTAATGTTCTCATTTGCGGAAATTTAAGTCTAACCGGCGAACATGGCTTTTATTTTAAGGAGGGACATGGCCCGAAACAATTGGCTTGGCTGCAAGAGGCCACAGACCGTCTGCAAACGGAGCTAGAGCTAAGCGAGCAGAAGAAGTATCAGCTACAGATGTTTAAGGATTTTGCCTTGGATGGAGTTACTGAGCAAAATTTACAGCCCATTTTGCAGCAAGAGGGCTATCATCGTTATCGGATTCAGCCGGGTATGTATATGCGTTTGCCTGCGCATTGGGATAGCTTTGAGGATTATTTGGCCGATATGTCTTCTAAGTATCGGGTGCGGGCCAAAAGAGCCGCCAAAAAGGGGAAAGATCTGGAGTGGAGAGCCTTGGAGCTAGAAGAAATCTTGGCCCAAGAAAAAGAAATTTATGCCCTCTACCGAAATATATCGGATAATGTAGACTTTAATGCCTATGCCTTTGATGAGCAGTATTTTTCGGCCCTCAAAAGAGAGTTGGGCGAAGATATGCAGCTGGTGGCTTGCTATTTAGAGGGCCGCTTGGTGGCTTTTTATACCGCGATCTTTTCGGGCCAAACCCTAGAAGCTCATTTCTTGGGCCTAGAGCATAGCCTGAACCGCTCGCATCAGTTGTATCTCAATATTTTGTATGCCTTGGTGCGTATGGGCATTTATCGAAAGGTAGAAAAAATTGACTTTGCCCGTACGGCTTTGGAGATTAAGAGTTCGGTGGGGGCGGTAGCGCAGGAGTTTGACTGCTACTTGCGTCATCGCAACCGCTTATCTAGCGAACTGATGAAATTGGTCTTTGACCATTTGAGCCCCAAAGAAGACTGGACGCCCCGTTCGCCCTTCAAAGATATGTCGATTGTAGAATAG
- a CDS encoding thiolase family protein, giving the protein MNKSAPIYILAAKRSPIGRLYGALASIRPDDLGLAVLQELPNFSPRDLSAIYVGAANQAGEDNRNLARQLIFLAQWPAHIWGITVNSLCNSGLDACVQAFRALALGEQELVLAGGVENMSRSPFVRLRNQEQEIDSSIGWRMVNPHLPSAYAPLSMPETAERLAQKRGVSRAEQDAYSQASRARFLAAQAAGAFDRELVSVYNRSGELLLDRNEQPRALTAALLAKLPPLVKNGQFISLGNSARLGDGAAFLLLAQGPYLEREGGQPLAQVVGWTSMALPPEDMAEAQIMAVQQLLRQQGLSANEIDFFEFAESFALQGVLAQKTLNLRPDQLNPYGGSLSMGNPLGMGGARILVSLAHALARRPKAKYAIGASSAGLGLGTAVLLKKYID; this is encoded by the coding sequence ATGAACAAGTCTGCCCCCATCTATATCCTAGCAGCAAAGAGGAGTCCTATTGGCCGCCTATATGGGGCTTTGGCTAGCATTCGGCCCGATGATTTGGGGCTAGCGGTACTGCAAGAGCTCCCCAATTTTTCGCCTAGGGATCTATCGGCCATTTATGTAGGGGCGGCCAATCAGGCGGGAGAAGACAACCGCAATTTGGCTCGGCAGCTTATTTTTTTGGCCCAATGGCCGGCGCATATTTGGGGAATTACGGTCAATAGCCTTTGTAATTCGGGTTTAGATGCCTGCGTTCAGGCTTTTCGGGCTTTGGCCTTGGGCGAGCAGGAATTGGTCTTGGCTGGGGGCGTAGAAAACATGAGTCGCAGCCCTTTTGTTCGTCTGCGGAATCAGGAGCAAGAGATAGACAGCAGCATAGGTTGGCGGATGGTCAACCCCCATTTGCCCTCAGCTTATGCGCCCTTGAGTATGCCAGAAACTGCAGAGCGTTTGGCCCAAAAAAGAGGCGTTAGTCGGGCCGAACAAGATGCCTACAGCCAAGCGAGTCGAGCTCGTTTTTTGGCGGCCCAAGCGGCGGGCGCCTTTGATCGGGAGCTGGTTTCGGTCTATAATCGATCGGGAGAGCTGCTCTTAGATCGAAACGAGCAGCCGAGGGCGCTAACGGCTGCTCTTTTGGCCAAACTGCCGCCTTTGGTCAAAAATGGCCAATTTATTAGCCTGGGGAATTCGGCTCGTTTGGGCGATGGGGCAGCCTTTTTACTCTTGGCTCAGGGCCCTTATTTGGAGCGAGAAGGGGGGCAACCACTGGCCCAGGTTGTGGGCTGGACGAGCATGGCCTTGCCTCCCGAAGATATGGCGGAGGCGCAAATTATGGCCGTTCAGCAATTGCTTCGGCAGCAGGGACTCTCGGCTAATGAGATTGATTTTTTTGAGTTTGCCGAGTCTTTTGCGCTTCAAGGCGTTTTGGCCCAAAAGACCCTAAACCTTCGGCCCGATCAGCTCAATCCCTATGGCGGCAGCCTGAGTATGGGCAACCCTTTGGGCATGGGGGGCGCCCGAATTTTGGTCTCTTTGGCCCATGCTTTGGCCCGTCGGCCCAAGGCCAAATACGCTATTGGGGCAAGTTCGGCGGGTTTGGGGCTGGGCACTGCCGTTTTGTTGAAGAAATATATCGATTAA
- the recJ gene encoding single-stranded-DNA-specific exonuclease RecJ: MKAWKLRSFNSTTAQQLQEALKVHPVFCQLLVQREVHNFEQAKAFFRPNLAHLHAPNLLEGLPAALARLGQALARGEKTLLFADYDVDGLAALVILHRILDQKLPLDYLLPDRFEQGYGLSVYAVEFAQAVNCSLIIALDCGSRDHKALALAKKLGIDVIIVDHHELARQQQPKAAALINPKQANCNYPNAEITAAGLAFKLAQALVEQENWPEAPLWPLLQWVALSLAADQAPLTGENRILAHHGLRFLEEEGEEILQQIQQRLERPRPYNMQALYFGLVPLLNAPGRMGHAQTAADCLLAKGEKAQKKKLELLFLQNQARKRAQEEVYRDIQRILQEQGQWMERSLLLLAQPHWPLGVLGILASRLSKEWGRPCLLLGQNKAGNWQGSGRCPEGQELLPAVEACSAQLLQYGGHSRALGLELKKEELAAFEAALEAQLYQQMSRGPEPEAIAIDAQLDFSLIGPKFWKLLKQFAPFGPGNPNPCFMSKNLCDSGYSKAINQKHLRLFLRQGQGSPQEGIAYNFMEHFEQIKSRKPFHLCYQLEEHFYRGRRKLQFVARDIKF; the protein is encoded by the coding sequence ATGAAAGCTTGGAAACTTCGGTCTTTTAATAGCACTACCGCTCAGCAGCTACAAGAGGCGCTGAAGGTGCATCCTGTTTTTTGCCAGTTATTGGTCCAAAGAGAGGTGCATAATTTTGAGCAAGCCAAGGCCTTTTTTCGGCCCAATTTGGCCCATTTGCATGCTCCCAATTTGCTGGAGGGTCTGCCTGCTGCCTTGGCTCGTTTGGGGCAGGCCTTGGCTAGAGGAGAAAAAACCCTACTTTTTGCCGATTATGATGTAGACGGCCTGGCGGCCTTAGTTATTTTGCATCGGATATTGGACCAAAAGCTGCCCTTAGACTACCTTTTGCCCGATCGTTTTGAGCAGGGCTATGGCCTTTCTGTTTATGCGGTAGAGTTTGCGCAGGCCGTCAATTGCTCCCTTATTATTGCTTTAGATTGTGGCAGTAGGGACCATAAAGCCTTGGCTTTGGCCAAAAAGCTGGGCATTGATGTGATTATTGTGGACCATCATGAATTGGCTCGTCAGCAGCAGCCCAAAGCGGCCGCTTTGATCAATCCCAAGCAGGCCAACTGCAACTATCCGAATGCAGAAATTACGGCTGCGGGCTTGGCCTTTAAGCTCGCTCAGGCCTTGGTGGAGCAAGAAAATTGGCCCGAGGCGCCACTTTGGCCGCTTTTGCAGTGGGTAGCGCTCAGTTTGGCGGCAGACCAAGCCCCATTGACTGGCGAAAATCGAATTTTGGCCCATCATGGATTGCGTTTTTTAGAGGAAGAAGGCGAAGAAATTTTGCAGCAGATTCAGCAGCGTTTGGAGCGGCCCAGGCCCTATAATATGCAGGCCCTTTATTTTGGTTTGGTCCCCTTGCTCAATGCGCCGGGGCGGATGGGGCATGCCCAAACCGCTGCCGATTGTTTGTTGGCCAAGGGAGAAAAAGCGCAAAAGAAGAAATTGGAGCTTTTATTTTTGCAAAATCAGGCTAGAAAAAGAGCGCAAGAAGAGGTCTATCGGGACATTCAGCGCATCTTACAGGAGCAGGGGCAATGGATGGAGCGTTCGCTTTTATTGTTAGCACAGCCCCATTGGCCCCTAGGCGTTTTGGGCATTTTGGCCAGTCGATTGAGTAAAGAATGGGGGCGGCCCTGCCTTCTTTTGGGCCAAAATAAGGCGGGAAACTGGCAGGGATCGGGGCGTTGCCCCGAGGGCCAAGAATTACTACCTGCGGTAGAGGCTTGTTCGGCGCAATTGCTACAATATGGTGGACATAGTCGGGCCCTAGGTTTAGAGCTCAAAAAAGAAGAATTGGCGGCTTTTGAGGCGGCCCTAGAAGCCCAGCTTTATCAGCAAATGAGTAGAGGGCCAGAACCCGAGGCCATTGCCATAGATGCGCAGTTAGATTTTTCTTTAATTGGGCCAAAATTCTGGAAACTGCTCAAGCAATTTGCGCCCTTTGGGCCGGGCAATCCAAATCCCTGTTTCATGAGCAAAAACCTTTGCGATAGTGGCTACTCCAAAGCCATCAACCAAAAGCATTTGCGTTTATTTTTGCGACAGGGCCAAGGGAGTCCGCAAGAAGGCATTGCCTATAACTTTATGGAACATTTTGAGCAAATCAAGAGTCGCAAGCCCTTTCACCTATGCTATCAGTTAGAAGAGCATTTTTATCGGGGTCGGAGAAAGCTACAATTTGTAGCTCGAGACATCAAGTTTTAA
- a CDS encoding DUF4412 domain-containing protein → MHKLFGGLILLLIGLLPLQGQNFEGVIKMEQEGEAGMRYQLNWYIKKDQIAFEVQTKSDPNSLKMRFVPQPQKNNMLMVIQSEEGQSKKEISSRDIQADLGLSNAVIKSEKVRKSVEFGQLYTLNIETDKFNTEVELVKEIDVDLKKYAAYLKNDYGIQALIQTGAKGFPLNSTTYDKYGKLISKTKVLSIVRQKVDDKYFQ, encoded by the coding sequence ATGCATAAGCTTTTCGGGGGATTGATTCTCCTACTCATAGGCCTACTCCCTTTACAGGGCCAAAACTTTGAAGGGGTCATTAAAATGGAGCAAGAAGGGGAAGCTGGTATGCGTTATCAGCTAAACTGGTACATCAAAAAGGACCAAATTGCCTTTGAGGTGCAAACCAAATCAGACCCGAACTCTCTAAAGATGCGTTTTGTGCCTCAGCCACAGAAAAACAACATGCTCATGGTCATTCAATCGGAGGAAGGGCAGAGCAAAAAAGAAATATCTTCTCGAGATATACAGGCCGACTTGGGCCTGAGCAATGCGGTGATTAAGAGCGAAAAGGTCCGAAAATCAGTAGAGTTTGGGCAGCTGTATACGCTCAATATCGAAACCGATAAATTTAATACAGAGGTCGAGCTGGTCAAGGAAATTGATGTGGACCTAAAAAAATATGCCGCCTACCTAAAGAATGATTATGGCATACAGGCCCTCATTCAGACTGGGGCAAAGGGCTTTCCCTTAAATTCTACTACCTATGATAAATATGGGAAGCTGATTTCTAAAACTAAGGTCCTTTCTATTGTTCGGCAGAAAGTAGACGATAAATACTTTCAGTAG
- a CDS encoding DUF4293 domain-containing protein, translating into MIQRIQTIYMLLAALALALLFVFPFGTAPSTAEGPLQDGDYDLMDQFVLLLLALFPALLSLGTIFLFKNRKLQMLLNNLSLANCLILMGLASYWSMTISEEVKAGLGLFTPVLAMLFLFLANRAINADDQLVKDSDRLR; encoded by the coding sequence ATGATACAACGTATTCAAACTATTTACATGCTCTTGGCGGCCCTAGCGCTGGCCTTGCTCTTCGTTTTTCCCTTCGGTACGGCCCCCAGCACGGCTGAAGGCCCTTTGCAAGATGGCGATTATGACCTGATGGACCAATTCGTCCTGCTACTCCTAGCCCTCTTTCCCGCCCTGCTCAGCCTTGGTACAATCTTCCTCTTTAAAAATAGAAAATTGCAAATGCTGCTCAATAATTTGAGCTTGGCCAATTGCTTGATCCTGATGGGTTTAGCCTCTTATTGGAGCATGACCATTAGCGAGGAAGTAAAAGCTGGACTCGGCCTTTTTACCCCCGTTTTGGCCATGCTTTTCCTCTTTTTGGCCAACCGCGCAATCAATGCCGATGACCAACTCGTTAAGGATTCTGACCGACTCCGCTAG
- a CDS encoding agmatinase family protein, which translates to MSIQDFDPSGFALKNDNFIGLPFTEESANLVLLPVPWEATVSYSAGTAEGPANILEASYQLDLYLADCPDVYKMGIYMRQPDAQILAQSQAARSLASRHIDALEAGEGGDEAARLAVNSACEKLENWVYQQAKDLLEQGKYVGLLGGDHSTPLGYLRALAERHEEGFAILQIDAHCDLREAYEGFTYSHASIFYNALEQMPKLSLVQMGIRDYCHEEVDYIQQQGQRIQVLFDQDLARGKMRGLSFEELVLPFIESLPQKIYISFDIDGLRPELCPNTGTPVVGGFDLAEVSYIFELLAQAGKELIGFDLCEVGAATEWDGNVGARVCYQLAALLARTQALV; encoded by the coding sequence ATGTCTATTCAAGATTTTGACCCTAGTGGCTTTGCCCTAAAGAACGATAACTTTATTGGCTTACCTTTTACGGAGGAGAGCGCTAATTTGGTCCTTTTGCCTGTTCCTTGGGAGGCAACGGTCTCTTATTCGGCTGGAACAGCAGAGGGGCCTGCTAATATCCTAGAGGCTTCTTATCAGCTAGATCTCTATTTGGCCGACTGCCCAGATGTCTATAAAATGGGCATTTATATGCGGCAGCCCGATGCGCAGATCTTGGCCCAAAGTCAGGCGGCCAGAAGCTTGGCCAGTCGTCATATAGATGCTTTAGAAGCTGGCGAAGGCGGCGATGAAGCCGCTCGCTTGGCCGTAAACTCTGCTTGCGAAAAACTAGAAAACTGGGTCTATCAGCAGGCTAAGGATTTGCTAGAGCAGGGCAAATATGTGGGCCTATTGGGGGGCGATCATTCTACGCCCTTGGGTTATTTGCGGGCCTTGGCCGAGCGGCATGAAGAGGGCTTTGCCATTTTGCAAATAGATGCCCATTGCGATTTGCGAGAAGCTTATGAGGGCTTTACTTACTCTCATGCCTCTATTTTCTATAATGCTTTGGAGCAGATGCCCAAGCTGTCTTTGGTCCAAATGGGCATCCGAGACTACTGCCATGAGGAGGTAGATTACATCCAGCAGCAAGGGCAGCGCATTCAGGTCCTCTTTGACCAAGATTTGGCCCGTGGAAAAATGCGGGGGCTAAGCTTTGAAGAATTGGTCTTGCCATTTATCGAAAGCTTGCCCCAGAAAATATACATCAGCTTTGATATAGACGGTCTACGTCCAGAACTTTGTCCCAATACAGGCACGCCAGTCGTGGGGGGCTTTGACCTGGCCGAGGTCAGCTATATTTTTGAGCTATTGGCCCAGGCGGGGAAAGAGCTCATTGGATTCGATCTCTGCGAGGTAGGTGCTGCTACGGAATGGGACGGCAACGTTGGGGCGCGGGTCTGTTATCAGTTGGCGGCCCTCTTGGCCCGTACGCAGGCTTTGGTCTAG
- a CDS encoding flippase, producing the protein MWKKWRAKIGTDSPLGRFLIKAASWSFILQIGLSALTFLSSVLLARLGGDEGFGIYSLVFSWLLILQVAANMGLDDLLLKELPIFKDQKAWGKRDALLAWAEKRTLWASLLLMIGFYLLLRYTNIPGLSNYADYYFWALPIIPAYAFLHLWQSALRAEGQMSWGQLGDRIVQPLLFFAFLALLYLFAYPISDLGLIAGRSLSFVLAAGLAFWLWRRYRQAQPKADNWPKLELPAYKKASFYFNLGSLLYLLNSRIDILFLGFFELPPEQIAYYNVALKFSDIALIPYLVLTTVSLPTFSSLYHQGKLEELGRLYQGSTALITLAIMAVLAVFIAFGPYFLLIYGPEYQQGYTALLWLCLGKGIHVLVGPVSQLLALVGQEKMAAYLLAVSLAITAILQYSLIPVLGINGAAIAAFLGLTVFDLSLAYWAYRKLGFWPIAYWNRK; encoded by the coding sequence ATGTGGAAGAAATGGCGGGCCAAGATTGGAACAGATAGTCCCTTGGGACGCTTTTTAATTAAGGCGGCAAGCTGGAGTTTTATCTTACAAATAGGTTTATCAGCCCTCACTTTTCTCAGTTCGGTCCTTTTGGCCCGTTTGGGGGGAGATGAGGGCTTTGGCATTTATAGTTTGGTCTTTAGTTGGCTGTTGATTTTGCAAGTAGCCGCCAATATGGGCTTAGATGATCTCCTGCTCAAAGAGCTGCCTATCTTTAAGGACCAAAAAGCCTGGGGCAAGCGAGATGCTCTGCTCGCTTGGGCCGAAAAACGGACCCTTTGGGCCAGTTTGCTCCTGATGATTGGCTTTTATCTTTTGCTTCGGTATACCAATATACCTGGCTTGAGCAATTATGCGGATTATTATTTTTGGGCCTTGCCTATTATTCCCGCCTATGCCTTTTTGCATCTTTGGCAATCGGCTTTGCGGGCCGAGGGACAGATGAGTTGGGGCCAATTGGGCGACCGAATTGTGCAGCCTTTGCTCTTCTTTGCCTTTTTGGCCCTGCTCTATCTCTTCGCTTATCCCATTAGCGATTTGGGCCTGATTGCCGGACGAAGCCTGAGCTTTGTGCTGGCCGCTGGCCTTGCTTTTTGGCTTTGGCGGCGCTATCGTCAAGCACAGCCCAAAGCCGATAATTGGCCAAAATTAGAGCTTCCCGCCTACAAAAAAGCTAGTTTTTATTTCAATTTGGGCTCCTTGCTCTATCTGCTCAATAGCCGAATAGATATTTTGTTTTTGGGCTTTTTTGAGCTGCCTCCCGAGCAGATCGCTTATTATAATGTGGCCCTGAAGTTCTCGGATATTGCCCTAATTCCCTATTTGGTGCTGACCACCGTCAGCTTGCCGACCTTTTCCTCTCTTTATCATCAAGGGAAATTAGAGGAGTTGGGCCGGCTATACCAAGGCAGCACGGCCCTGATTACCTTAGCGATTATGGCCGTTTTGGCTGTTTTTATTGCTTTTGGTCCTTACTTTTTACTCATTTATGGTCCCGAATATCAGCAGGGCTATACGGCCTTGCTTTGGCTCTGTTTGGGCAAGGGCATACATGTGTTGGTGGGCCCCGTGAGCCAGTTGCTGGCCTTGGTGGGCCAAGAAAAAATGGCCGCTTATCTCTTGGCGGTTTCCTTGGCCATCACGGCCATCCTCCAATACAGTTTGATTCCCGTTTTAGGCATTAATGGGGCAGCCATAGCGGCCTTTCTGGGCTTGACCGTCTTCGATCTTAGTCTGGCCTATTGGGCCTATCGCAAGTTGGGTTTTTGGCCGATTGCTTACTGGAATCGGAAGTAG
- a CDS encoding trans-sulfuration enzyme family protein: protein MDTSYLLTHLGEEREDYYNAVIPPIMQSSNFAYNSLADFRSAILNELDNFVYSRGNNPTVAILRQKLAALEQAEDALVFGSGSAACAVAIISQLQAGDHLLSVQSPYSWTYKLISKFLSRFGISYDFIDASNLQEIEAAIRPNTKVLFLESPNSLTFELQDLAACAALAKKHGIRTICDNSYASPIYQNPIALGIDLVVHSATKYLNGHSDVVAGVVCGSKALIQKMFELDYMALGPAISPNDAWLLLRGLRTLPLRIQKSNEHAKKVVDYLAQHPKVDYVLYPGHPSHPQYELAQKQMSGFGGLFSVNFKAKSIEQMERFSEALMPTFLLAVSWGGFESLQVPTACFYNLGTAPPPPLPFSFVRYYVGLEDPDYIIDAFEKAFVYLED, encoded by the coding sequence ATGGATACATCTTATTTGCTGACGCATTTGGGAGAAGAGCGAGAAGACTATTACAATGCAGTGATTCCGCCCATTATGCAGTCTTCTAATTTTGCCTATAATAGCTTGGCCGACTTTAGATCGGCGATTCTCAACGAGTTAGACAATTTTGTCTACAGCCGTGGCAATAACCCCACGGTGGCCATTTTGCGCCAAAAATTAGCCGCCTTAGAACAAGCCGAGGATGCCCTAGTCTTTGGCAGTGGGAGCGCCGCCTGTGCAGTGGCAATTATCTCGCAGCTCCAAGCGGGCGATCATCTGCTTTCGGTACAAAGTCCTTATTCCTGGACCTATAAATTGATTAGCAAGTTCCTTAGCCGCTTTGGCATTAGCTATGATTTTATTGATGCTAGCAATTTGCAGGAAATAGAGGCGGCTATCCGCCCCAACACCAAGGTTCTTTTCTTAGAATCGCCCAATTCGCTTACTTTTGAGCTGCAAGATTTGGCGGCCTGTGCGGCCTTGGCCAAAAAACACGGCATTCGGACCATCTGCGATAATAGTTATGCTAGCCCGATTTACCAAAACCCTATCGCCTTGGGCATTGATCTTGTTGTTCATTCGGCTACCAAATACCTCAATGGCCATAGTGATGTAGTGGCGGGGGTGGTCTGCGGAAGCAAGGCCCTGATTCAAAAGATGTTTGAGCTAGATTATATGGCCTTAGGTCCCGCTATTTCGCCCAATGATGCTTGGCTGCTTCTTAGGGGGCTGCGCACTCTGCCCTTGCGCATTCAAAAGTCTAATGAGCATGCCAAAAAGGTGGTCGATTATCTGGCCCAGCATCCCAAGGTGGATTATGTCCTCTATCCTGGCCATCCCTCTCATCCGCAGTATGAATTGGCCCAAAAACAGATGTCTGGCTTTGGCGGCTTATTCTCGGTAAACTTCAAAGCTAAGAGTATCGAACAAATGGAGCGCTTTTCGGAGGCCCTAATGCCCACTTTTTTGCTGGCGGTCTCTTGGGGAGGCTTTGAGTCTTTGCAGGTCCCTACCGCCTGCTTTTATAATCTAGGCACAGCGCCCCCTCCTCCCCTGCCCTTTAGTTTTGTGCGTTATTATGTTGGCCTAGAAGATCCCGACTATATTATCGATGCCTTCGAAAAGGCCTTTGTTTATCTAGAGGATTAG